In one Dermochelys coriacea isolate rDerCor1 chromosome 20, rDerCor1.pri.v4, whole genome shotgun sequence genomic region, the following are encoded:
- the LOC122458361 gene encoding maestro heat-like repeat-containing protein family member 2B, with protein sequence MGQEARLAAYSNMAVHAPKEQLLSRVEADITGNVLHHYRTSCQVLGITVTNKDMYLKLTLIQNVMEISCAILETRDSQKFEFSYKLEFLGYMLDFIKKEPQDSLASPVRYKAILAIGHLSKLKPSLTLEENRELLDQCFKSLFPLPPLEKMMKEEGETAKNALPIQSLYVESLEALGKLMKILLEEEPTAHWFWEMFQLLETWLHSGKEWERERALRASIQLLTAFQETVHSTVSIALLFLQLTSLLITDLTLNANA encoded by the exons ATGGGACAAGAGGCAAGACTCGCAGCATACAGCAACATGGCTGTCCATGCTCCAAAAGAGCAGCTTCTCTCCCGAGTAGAGGCAGACATCACAGGGAACGTCCTTCACCATTACAGAACCAGTTGTCAG gtgctgggcaTCACTGTTACAAACAAG GACATGTACCTAAAATTAACCCTCATCCAGAATGTCATGGAGATTAGCTGTGCCATTTTGGAGACCAGAGACTCCCAGAAGTTCGAATTCTCTTACAAACTGGAGTTCCTTGGCTACATGCTG GACTTCATTAAAAAGGAACCACAGGATTCCCTGGCATCTCCAGTTCGCTACAAGGCAATTCTTGCCATTGGACATCTGAG CAAACTCAAACCATCTTTGACCTTGGAGGAAAACCGTGAGCTCCTTGATCAGTGTTTCAAAagtttgtttcccctccctcccttggaAAAGATGATGAAAGAAGAAGGCGAGACAGCAAAGAATGCTCTGCCTATACAG TCACTGTACGTAGAGTCCTTGGAAGCTCTTGGCAAGCTAATGAAGATTTTGCTGGAGGAAGAACCAACCGCACACTGGTTCTGGGAAATGTTTCAA CTACTAGAGACATGGCTCCAttcagggaaggagtgggaaagAGAAAGGGCCTTGCGGGCCAGCATCCAGCTGCTGACTGCCTTTCAAGAGACAGTTCATAGCACAGTGAGTATAGCCTTACTCTTCCTTCAGCTGACTTCCCTGCTTATAACCGATCTGACACTCAACGCAAATGCATGA